From the Babylonia areolata isolate BAREFJ2019XMU chromosome 15, ASM4173473v1, whole genome shotgun sequence genome, one window contains:
- the LOC143290293 gene encoding uncharacterized protein LOC143290293: MKIAVHSRATCCKDSIVLEAKDLAGNQRQCPFLQEEIHHPVPSPTSLTSTTPSTTPPRLPVSSARQSDSLVSTTVGNPGHHSSSYETTVVSVTTGQSRTTVTVGTNGTSALTLLNDTFAISDAVTHARGSSKPQADYSILKKASIILGSIGGFAGLCIGLLCFLLFCRHRRMLQRHNSCDSQSSCDTDCHHDHSSSSNNNFYHHHSSSSNNNFYHHHSSSSNNCYHHHNSSSSSCHHHYNSSNNSHHHHPSNGHQHRSWNDDNGQRHLSSNSRHHHGNESRHHRSNNGHIHRHSSYVVSTASRRSNDGSGWIVPDVLPEGAAVTEHSTSL, from the exons ATGAAGATAGCTGTACACAGCAG GGCCACCTGCTGCAAAGACAGCATCGTGTTGGAGGCCAAGGACCTAGCAGGCAATCAGCGACAGTGCCCTTTCTTACAGGAAGAAATTCATCATCCTGTGCCTTCTCCAACTTCACTGACAAGCACGACCCCTTCCACCACTCCGCCACGGCTGCCCGTGAGCTCTGCCAGGCAGTCGGACAGCCTTGTCAGCACGACTGTGGGCAATCCTGGTCACCATTCATCGTCATACGAAACCACAGTGGTTTCAGTCACGACTGG aCAATCGCGGACAACAGTCACTGTGGGCACTAATGGGACATCAGCTCTCACATTGCTCAACGACACCTTTGCAATATCTGATGCTGTTACGCATGCGCGG GGGTCCAGTAAGCCCCAGGCCGACTACTCCATCCTGAAAAAGGCTTCCATCATTCTGGGCAGTATCGGCGGCTTTGCTGGTCTCTGCATCGGCCTTCTGTGCTTCCTTCTTTTCTGCCGACATCGACGAATGCTGCAACGACACAACAGCTGCGACAGCCAGAGCAGCTGTGACACCGACTGCCATCatgaccacagcagcagcagcaacaacaacttctatcaccaccacagcagcagcagcaacaacaacttctatcaccaccacagcagcagcagcaacaactgttatcaccaccacaacagcagcagcagcagctgccatcaccactacaacagcagcaacaacagccatcatcatcaccccagcAACGGTCACCAGCATCGCAGTTGGAACGATGACAACGGGCAGCGTCACCTCAGCAGCAACAGCCGACAtcaccatggcaacgagagccgACATCACCGTAGCAACAACGGCCATATTCACCGCCACAGCAGCTACGTCGTCAGCACTGCCTCCAGACGCTCCAATGACGGCAGTGGATGGATCGTGCCAGATGTGTTGCCGGAAGGTGCTGCAGTAACAGAGCACAGCACCTCTTTGTGA
- the LOC143290292 gene encoding uncharacterized protein LOC143290292, which produces MRVIKTKDESRAMIAVDTYFQRTARDTRRTTTCLLVSVKMYTIVLVVTCFQHFVGESHCKSVLPARVTAHAITSVIDGESHHVNASQAGDWRDSDGQLSRTKTPGDDSIADNALLLVTVVKEHHTTGKGDTTFWVDGALLDMTVTVVVQGKGQGRYLLVDHRGKRPEALMSSRGNTVWTIHRPTAGQWRVVPERDGGYEVTVQGSSVLDVEVTLYDIDVRSGLAVLVHQSPTAGHQIRAIIDVIGADVMKNVYNMSLVTSDGVELASNWLRPAGGPQDPQFSTTFTWPTQAVFIRVYGQELGGDAFERQTSFIITPILIDLRLQQGEPSGADGSLVVRYELINNGQSDFFQLTAHVDNELFTAVVSPAHIRLGHLGSFDGSVTVSVPRYSTSKSGLLTVRVWSEKDPKLIQSADLLLTSPHTVTDLDPPYCRTLSMTGNCTRRDVTSPTCRLRHWVARASVEDDVSGLREVTFAEVTASDTFHVDHFLEGLAGRPVAGDF; this is translated from the exons ATGAGAGTAATCAAAACGAAAGACGAGAGTAGAGCGATGATTGCTGTCGATACATACTTTCAAAGGACAGCCAGAGACACACGAAGGACCACAACATGTCTTCTAGTCTCTGTGAAAATGTACACCATCGTTCTGGTGGTAACGTGTTTTCAACACTTTGTTGGGGAGAGTCATTGTAAGTCTGTGCTACCTGCCCGTGTGACTGCTCACGCCATCACCAGTGTCATCGATGGTGAATCTCATCATGTGAACGCCAGCCAGGCAGGAG acTGGAGAGATAGTGATGGACAATTATCAAGAACGAAAACTCCTGGTGACGACAGCATTGCGGATAAC GCACTGCTGCTGGTGACAGTGGTGAAGGAGCACCACACGACTGGAAAGGGGGACACCACTTTCTGGGTGGACGGCGCTTTGCTGGACATGACCGTGACCGTGGTGGTGCAGGGCAAAGGTCAAGGCCGCTACCTCCTCGTGGATCACAGGG GTAAAAGACCAGAGGCTCTCATGTCCAGCAGAGGCAACACTGTGTGGACGATCCACAGACCCACTGCCG GTCAGTGGCGCGTGGTGCCGGAGAGGGACGGAGGGTACGAGGTGACCGTGCAGGGCAGCAGCGTTCTGGACGTGGAGGTCACGCTCTACGACATCGACGTACGGTCTGGCCTGGCCGTGCTGGTTCATCAGTCACCGACTGCAG GTCACCAGATCAGAGCCATCATTGACGTCATAGGGGCTGACGTCATGAAAAACGTTTACAACATGTCTCTGGTGACGTCAGACGGCGTGGAGCTGGCCAGCAACTGGCTGCGGCCTGCCGGGGGACCACAGGACCCCCAGTTTTCCACCACCTTCACCTGGCCCACACAG GCGGTGTTCATTCGTGTGTACGGACAAGAACTGGGAGGCGACGCATTCGAAAGACAGACGTCTTTCATCATCACTCCGATTCTGATCGACCTGAGACTGCAGCAGGGAGAGCCCTCTG GTGCTGATGGGTCACTGGTAGTCAGATATGAGCTGATTAACAACGGGCAGTCAGACTTCTTTCAGTTAACTGCTCACGTTGATAATGAG CTGTTCACAGCCGTGGTGTCCCCAGCCCACATCAGACTGGGCCACCTGGGCAGCTTCGACGGCAGCGTCACCGTGAGTGTGCCGCGCTACTCCACTTCCAAGTCCGG GCTGCTGACAGTGAGAGTGTGGAGCGAGAAAGATCCGAAGCTAATTCAGTCAGCCGACCTCTTGCTGACCTCCCCGCACACGGTCACTGACCTTGACCCACCGTACTGCCGAACTCTCTCCATGACCGGCAACTGCACGCGCCGGGACGTGACGTCACCCACTTGTCGCTTGCGTCACTGGGTGGCGCGTGCGTCAGTGGAGGATGACGTGTCAGGGTTGCGGGAAGTGACCTTTGCCGAGGTCACGGCGAGTGACACGTTCCACGTGGACCACTTTCTGGAGGGACTGGCCGGGAGACCGGTGGCAGGTgatttttag